The genomic interval GAATGACCTAGTTCTCTGTCTTGTTAAATATCAGAGCAAATCCCCGCATCAAAATTCCAGATTGAAACACCCTTGAAGAGCAAACACAATAACAGTATTTCAACTGgggtttttgtcattttaattcatGAGGAACATCAAATCTTCAAGAGTTCccatgatataaataaaaatggaaattaatctaaatattaattatgcCTAGAAATTACAGAGAAAAGTACATTACCTGTAACCACTCCACCTTATGCATcttatatgcatacacacacaggcatgcatacTGACATTTATACAAGACTATTTTAACATCCACTAGGATATCAAAAAATTGAAGATAGAAGTTTTATACGATCATTACAATATGTATGTTACTTTCCTTAAAATATATGGTAAAACGGTGACAATCTTTGACCATCTCTGAACTCAATGAGGAAAACATTCATTATCTTCCTCCACAAACTAGGAAATATTGGATCTCactttacaaagaaaaggaaaatctattTTCTGGAATAACAGCCTACTGAAATCTCCCCTTTAAGGGTTGTAAAAAGCACGTTGTATATTCACATTCGTAGATATAAATGAAGCCTTTTAAGAATAGAAACAAGGGTCAGATGGAATTAAGCTATACTTCCCTACCCCCAGATGACATTACATTTGATCAAATAGCAATTCTAGTTTGTGCAGTATCAATATGCAGTATGGATTTTGTTAACGTTGGTTCTCCTAACCCAAGGAATGCTTACACCCAAATTGACAAGTACTATATTTGGGTAGCTGTAAACCTGTATTTACACAAGTGATGCTACAAGccatgaaattaaaaaacagagacGAGCCCCGTCCTCCACCCAGAACCAGACAGCACAGTAATGTGTCTTTGCATGATTCTTTCTCTTTAGGAACTGAAAACAAGGGGAAGCATAACCTCCTTGGTCCAGATTGGAACTGTATACCCCAAATGACAACCTTTATTGGCGAAGGGGAACAAGAAGCCCAGATAACATACATAGATTCAAAGCAGAAGGCGGTGGAGATCACAGACAGCACCATGTGTCCAAAAGAGCACCGGCACTTGTACATAGACAATGCCTATAGTTCAGATGGACTTAACCAGCAGCTGAGCCAGCCCGGGGAGGCCCCCTGTGAGGCAGACTACAGAAGTCTAGCTCAGCGGTCCCTACTGACCCTCTCAGGACCAGAAACTCTGAAGAAAGCACAGGAATCTCCGAGAGGAGCTAAAGTGTCCTTTATTTTTGGAGACTTCGCCTTGGATGATGGTATTAGTCCCCCAACTCTCGGCTATGAAACACTACTAGATGAGAGTCCTGAAATGCTGGAGAAGCAGAGAAATCTCTACATCAGCAGTGCCAATGACATGAAAGGCCTGGATCTCACTCCAGATGCAGAGGGCATCCAGTTTGTGGAAAATTCTGTGTATGCAAACATAGGCGATGTGAAGAGCTTCCAGGCCACGGAGGGGATTGAGGAGCCCCTCTTGCATGACATCTGTTATGCAGAAAACACCGATGATGCAGAGGACGAGGATGAGGTGAGCTGTGAGGAGGACCTCGTGGTGGGGGAGATGAACCAGCCGGCTATCCTCAACCTGTCTGGGTCAAGTGATGACATCATTGACCTCACATCCCTACCACCTCCAGAAGGTGATGACAATGAGGATGACTTCCTGTTGCGTTCTTTGAACATGGCCATTGCCGCACCCCCACCTGGCTTTAGAGACAGTTCAGATGAAGAGGACTCTCAGACCCAGGCAGCTTCCTTCCCCGAGGATAAggagaaaggcagcagcctgCAAAATGATGAGATCCCCGTGTCTCTCATTGACGCTGTGCCCACCAGCACCGAAGGCAAGTGTGAGAAGGGACTGGATAATGCCGTCGTCTCCACGCTGGGAGCTCTAGAGGCTCTATCCGTGTCAGAAGAACAGCAGACCAGTGACAATTCAGGTTCTTTCACAATTGTTACATTCATTCACTGATAACCATATCCTTCCATCCTTCCAAGCCATTTGCCCTTGGAGTCCTGTTACGTGGTGTTCTCCATTTCACACATGTCCCATTTCATAAATGTGCTGAAACTACCATcatgggttttgtgtgtgtgtgtgtgtgtgtgtgtgtgtatgtgattttctttgctttttttttttttttttaaaaaaacataaggCACATCTCTCCCCCATTTCTGGAACAACTGTGCAATAAACTCAGAGTCCTTACTGAAAAGGGAAAAacttggtattttcttttaataataacGAGTCCCATTTTCTTACATGTCTCCAAGTGCCTCTGATGCATCCATTAATCAGTTCTTGTTTTTTACGGCATGCAGGTGTAGCCATCTTGCGGGCTTATAGTCCTGAGTCTTCGTCAGACTCGGGCAATGAAACTAACTCTTCTGAAATGACTGAGAGTTCTGAACTGGCCACAGCACAAAAACAGTCAGAAAACCTCTCCCGCATGTTCTTGGCCACTCATGAAGGCTACCACCCCCTTGCAGAAGAACAGACCGAGTTTCCGGCCTCCAAAACCCCCGCTGGGGGCTTACCTCCAAAGTCCTCACATGCCCTGGCTGCTAGGCCAGCAACCGACCTCCCGCCCAAAGTCGTGCCTTCCAAGCAGTTACTTCACTCAGACCACATGGAGATGGAGCCTGAAACCATGGAGACTAAGTCAGTCACTGACTATTTCAGCAAACTGCACATGGGGTCGGTGGCATACTCCTGCACTAGCAAAAGGAAAAGCAAGCTGGCCGATGGTGAGGGGAAGGCACCCTCTAATGCGAacacaacaggaaaaaaacaggGGACCAAAACAGCAGAGATGGAGGAGGATGCCAGTGGTAAATTTGGTACTGTCTCTTCACGGGACAGTCAACACCTGAGCACTTTTAATCTGGAGAGAACTGCCTTTCGCAAGGACAGCCAAAGATGGTATGTGGCCGCTGAAGGTGGGATGGCTGAAAAAAGCGGACTCGAAGCAGCATCGGGGAAAACCTTTCCAAGAGCTTCTGGTCTTGGGGCAAGGGAGGccgaagggaaggaagaaggagctCCTGATGGAGAAGCCAGTGATGGCTCAGGACTTAGTCAAGGGGACCGCTTCTTAACTGACATGACCTGTGCATCTTCAGCCAAAGACTTAGATAACCCAGAGGACGCTGACTCGTCCACCTGCGACCATCCTTCCAAGCTTCCTGAGGCTGATGAGAGTGTGGCCCGCCTTTGCGACTACCACTTAGCCAAGCGGATGTCTTCACTGCAAAGCGAGGGCCATTTTTCTCTGCAGAGCTCCCAAGGCTCTTCAGTGGATGCAGGCTGTGGCACGGGCAGCAGTGGCAGTGCCTGCGCCACACCCGTGGAGTCGCCGCTCTGTCCCTCCCTGGGGAAGCACTTGATTCCTGACACTTCTGGGAAAGGTGTGAATTACATTCCTTCAGAGGAGCGAGCCCCTGGGCTTCCCAACCATGGAGCCACCTTTAAGGAACTGCACCCACAGACAGAAGGGATGTGTCCACGGATGACAGTGCCTGCTCTGCACACAGCCATTAACACTGAACCCCTGTTTGGCACATTGAGAGATGGATGCCATCGGCTCCCCAAGATTAAGGAAACCACAGGTACAGCCATGATGGATTTAGCACTTTATATTATTTAGCACCGTATTTACAACAAACTTAAAAACGAAGTctggaagaaaagtaaaaggtAGAATTTTAAAAGGACAGAACTGTAAAGCACCAATCATTGATCCCCTGGTATTAAATACTAAAGattataaaactgaaaatggTATTTGCTCTTTATAATCTTGCTCTGTGCTTGCTTTCAGAATTTGATGGGGCAGTatgtttttcctaaattctaaatGCAGATGTTTAGCAATGCCCAGTGTGGCTTTTATTTATGTGACTCTAAGCAATACTATCATATAACAGTTTGATTTTCTTCCCAAGACATCTGATTTCTAATTCTGCCATTCCATTCTTGAGCCACAGGGAAGGATAAGAGAACAGGGTATCAGGGAGACTGGAGGGGCTTGTAGAGCTCATTTGCCTTTGAGCAACCTTACTGATTGCTCCCTACTCTGTAAGATTGCCCTAAATGGATGTTCTGAAGTGTCTGACATACCCCAATGTCAGGAAGATTTTGAGGTTATGCCTGATGAGCTGCTTTACTTTCCCCAAAATAATAAAGTGTAAACACACGTAGAAACAAGAACACATCCACCTGCTCTATCCCACCTTCACCATCCCACCACTAAATGGCACGCATTCCCCTCATTGATCCACTTGGCTGGCCATCGCATGGCAAAAACAGATACTCTTTCATACTTTCGTGTTCCAACTGCATCTTTACCTCTAAACTAATGAAATCACACTATTTAATCCTTCATGGTTTATAACGAACTTTCACCTGAGTTACCTCTTGCTTGTCACAAAAATTTTGTGAGATGGGAATTACTTGCTTCACATCACAgcttttcttaaggaaaaaaattgagcAACTGGCCCAGTGTCTTAACTTCATACCTTGTACCAGGCAAACCTCATACTCCCTCCTCTTTAAaagatttgtttatttcatttgcatTAATTAGCCCACttctttaaaaaggagaaagtaaCTAATGCCAGGTTTAGCCTAATTCCCTGGAAATGAAACTTGATATCTTCAATATATTAGAATAATCTATACATAGGATCTGTGTTTTCTGTGTCTAAATTTTCAAAGGTAGATACTGGGAGCAAGGCAATTCATGAAATAACTGTCTCCTTGAAAATGTTTGGAACTTCTAGACAATTCCAAATGAATCATCAGTCCAGAAATAACAGATTCCAGTATTTTCTTGATATTCATTGAAATGGAAATTTGCTAGGAGGTATCAAGAGGCAATCTTTGGAAAGCGGGGTGACCTTGGCATATGGCAGCCCTTCCAGACTACATCCTTGGGAATGACAGACATCATGTAGAGATGTAGTAAAAATGGCCTCACAGGAGATGCTTAattattctctctgtttttctactACCCCTAGTGTAGCTTTGACAGAGCCTGGGAAGGAGAGACGAGGAGGCATGCCTTCAGCTTGGTCTCAACATCCTGAAGCTGATCCCATCCTGCTACCATCAAATATTCACTCGGAATCCAAGGTGCCAATTCCAAATCAAGACCCTAATGATTTCTCCCAAGCAAATCAGGCATACGGAGAGGCTGTGAGCTGGCGGCCACCGGATCTGAGAGGGGGGAGCCTCAGGACACCCCCCAGCCAGAAGGCTCTAAGACATAGCAGCAGTATCCTCTCCGGATCTGTCGATTTGGAGACCTTCCGAGAAAGAACCAAGGGTGCAGTCAGCTTAAAGTGTCCAGGCATCACAGAAGCACAGGAGGCCAGTTCTGAAAGGCGAGCAGAACTCCCCCTGGGGAGGAAGCTCACCAAAAGTTTTTCCCAAAGCTCGATGCACTTGAGCTCTGAGGGGAGGTTTCACAAAAGGTCCCCGGTGGCTCTTAAAGACTCAAAGCTGTATAGGACATTACCCTTGCGGAAGCTGGAGGGCAGCAATTGGAGATGTCGGGGACCCTTCAGCTATTGCTTCCTGAACCGAGGGCAGGATGAAGATGgcgaggaggaggaagagaggggagaggcCACCGTCCAGGTCTCTTGCCTCTATAGACCACGGATGACTCAAGCCATGCCAGAAACAAGCAGCCCACAAGTGGCTGCAGGGATTCAGAAGCAAGGAGGGGAGCTATCCAGAGGGTCAGTGCTGAAGGTCTGGGCAGAAGACCTGAGTGGCCCAGATGACTTGGACTTCAGCAACCTGGCTTTTGATGCCCGGATTGCAAGAATAAATGCCCTAAAGGAGAGCACATATGCAATGCCTGATGGGTTCCTTGCAGCCCAAAATGATGCCAATGAGCTGCTCTGTCTCGTCAGGGCAAccaaggagaagagagaggagtcACGCCCTGAAGCGTACGACCTTACACTTTCTCAGTACAAGCAACTGTTATCCATCGAGTCCAGACAGTTGGGAAGTGCCTGTAGGAAAATGGCGATGGCCGAGAAAAGCCCGGAGGAGATGCTCCTAGCTATGACTTCCAGCTTTCAAGTGCTCTGTTGCCTAACGGAAGCTTGCATGCGATTAGTTAAAGTCGTGAACTCAGAAACACAGCGGCAGGAAATTGTAGGGAAGATCGATGAAGTGGTCATAAATTACATTTGTCTCCTGAAAGCTGCTGAAGCAGCCACTGGAAAGAACCCTGGGGACCCTAATGTTGGACTCTCGGCGCGACATTCAACCACCATGGCCGCTCTCGTAAGCACACTGACACGTTCTCTCAAGAggcttttaaacaaataaatatggaaGTCACATCATAATCTACCTTTGCAAAGCCATACATGAACTTTTATTTACTTTGTGTGTATGATGAACAGatgtctcctttcttctctctgtatatttgttattttatataaaataggaGATAAAAGTCACATTGATGAAATGTTGAAATGTACTAATCAGATGTATTctgtttatattatacatatatatacacgtaaAAGAAATATCCAAGAAAGTGATGACATTTGGCTATTTTTCATATAGTTAAAACCCCACATACATGACgtgaaattttaaattctacCATGTTAGAGCGAAACAATGAATCCTATCCCCTTTCTTTCCAAGTAAATATTTGGAGACCATATCATTCATATTTACaagtaaaacacacaaaaaaataaaagaaatcacaatGTATATAAAACAGtacttatgttttaaaattatgatttttaagcATTGGAAATagcaaaaagatttaaaattcaaGAAGCTATTAATTACTAGAGAATATATctgtaataaattaattttttgctCATAGTATTTGGTTACTGGATGCTTTCTTCCAAAAATCCCACATATTTAATTTGAGTTTTTGCTATCTGGGCTACAAATGGGTGGGGCGTATTCTACTGTGTCAGCACAAATGCTCTTCACAGTGTTTCCAGCATTTAAAAAACTTCCCAGGGAGAAGAACAGAGGGAATGATGGGCAGTTTCCTAGGTAACACCTAGAGTTATACAATATCTCATTACATAAAACGTATGGAATAATACCAAAATTAATTATTTGATGGAGAGATCTGCTTTGACTAAATGACTAAAATCTCCAAACCAAAGATACTATCTTCCCCTCACCCCAACTCAACTATGGAACTTAAAATTCCCTTTAGAGTGGTGGGACATTGAGTAAAGTATCTGCAAACTTACAAAAAGGAACATTTAATGATCATCAAAATTAAGTACAGATTCAGCAGTGTAGACGAGACCATACCATAAACGAGCACCTATGAGTCTCATCTCAGATCACAGCTCTCAGCATAGGGCTTCATGCATCACCACCTGTACAGAGGCTAAGGCTGCCAATCAAATTTGGAATTATATCCTGGTACTGGGACAAAATCTCAAATATTGTATGTTCCAGAAAATCAGGGAGAGATGGCTACTGTAATCATGGGAGCCATgagtaaataaatagtaaatattaaatactgAATCTGGATTGGctgataaaaatatgaaatctggaaaaaagaaatgaaagtggtATATTTGACCAGTTCAAATGAAACCAATGGAATGCAAAGAATTTTCCAGGTCTGTCATGTCTCTAAAAGTACCCTGCAGTCATAAAATAAAATCGACATGTATATACGAATTTCCTGGGTCATTCAGTGCTCAAGTTACATGCACTCTTACATAGATAGGTGGCTCCTTAAGATGATGACGGGAGTACACCAGAtgcaaatatttttgcttttatagcCTACTGAGGAGGAGGCCTAACACAGTCCACAATTGCAATCTCTCTCTAGTCAGCCATTCCACAGAGACAACAACAAACCCACACGTGGTTATGGATGGCAGCGAAGGAAAGGAGTTTAGGGtgtgttattataaataatgtttaactaaataataaaacattatttcattacaATTATAAATATTGGTGTTTTGATATTGAGAGATATTAGTGGTGTTTACTGTGGAAAATCTTAGTAAATATCATTCTGTGTACTAAAATCCTAACCTATTAATAGGATGTGTGCCCTATGTCAGACAGTGTGCTAAGCATATTAactatattatctcatttaatcgtCACAACAGTCTGCTGGTTTGGACACTATCCTTTATTCTCTCTGGAGGCAATATGGTTGCATTGCTATGGATATGGAGTTTGGGGTCAGAAACATCTTGATTTAAATTTTGACTCTGCCATTTTCTAGCCCTTTCATGTTGGGAAAGCTACTTTTTCtaaatctcaatttcctcataataaaatgaaaatcagttaTAAGATCGATTTCCATAGGGTTTTCATGGGTTTTGAGTAAAAATGTGTATGTAAAGTTCTTATCACAATACCTGGCAGAGAGTAAGTATTCAACTAATGTTAGCTATTATCATCATAATCGTTGTGTTAAATATATTGCCCAAAATATGTGGGGGTATGTTTGTTTTGTATGCATATTGTATCCTGACTGTGTGCAGAACACATTATGTGGATTGCA from Callithrix jacchus isolate 240 chromosome X, calJac240_pri, whole genome shotgun sequence carries:
- the FRMPD4 gene encoding FERM and PDZ domain-containing protein 4 isoform X9, encoding MAATWSLLCLSHRTKSSGWPPPSGPWSLNQVPPYGWEMTANRDGRDYFINHMTQAIPFDDPRLESCQIIPPAPRKVEMRRDPVLGFGFVAGSEKPVVVRSVTPGGPSEGKLIPGDQIVMINDEPVSAAPRERVIDLVRSCKESILLTVIQPYPSPKSAFISAAKKARLKSNPVKVRFSEEVIINGQVSETVKDNSLLFMPNVLKVYLENGQTKSFRFDCSTSIKDVILTLQEKLSIKGIEHFSLMLEQRTEGAGTKLLLLHEQETLTQVTQRPSSHKMRCLFRISFVPKDPIDLLRRDPVAFEYLYVQSCNDVVQERFGPELKYDIALRLAALQMYIATVTTKQTQKISLKYIEKEWGLETFLPSAVLQSMKEKNIKKALSHLVKANQNLVPPGKKLSALQAKVHYLKFLSDLRLYGGRVFKATLVQAEKRSEVTLLVGPRYGISHVINTKTNLVALLADFSHVNRIEMFSEEESLVRVELHVLDVKPITLLMESSDAMNLACLTAGYYRLLVDSRRSIFNMANKKNTATQETGTENKGKHNLLGPDWNCIPQMTTFIGEGEQEAQITYIDSKQKAVEITDSTMCPKEHRHLYIDNAYSSDGLNQQLSQPGEAPCEADYRSLAQRSLLTLSGPETLKKAQESPRGAKVSFIFGDFALDDGISPPTLGYETLLDESPEMLEKQRNLYISSANDMKGLDLTPDAEGIQFVENSVYANIGDVKSFQATEGIEEPLLHDICYAENTDDAEDEDEVSCEEDLVVGEMNQPAILNLSGSSDDIIDLTSLPPPEGDDNEDDFLLRSLNMAIAAPPPGFRDSSDEEDSQTQAASFPEDKEKGSSLQNDEIPVSLIDAVPTSTEGKCEKGLDNAVVSTLGALEALSVSEEQQTSDNSGVAILRAYSPESSSDSGNETNSSEMTESSELATAQKQSENLSRMFLATHEGYHPLAEEQTEFPASKTPAGGLPPKSSHALAARPATDLPPKVVPSKQLLHSDHMEMEPETMETKSVTDYFSKLHMGSVAYSCTSKRKSKLADGEGKAPSNANTTGKKQGTKTAEMEEDASGKFGTVSSRDSQHLSTFNLERTAFRKDSQRWYVAAEGGMAEKSGLEAASGKTFPRASGLGAREAEGKEEGAPDGEASDGSGLSQGDRFLTDMTCASSAKDLDNPEDADSSTCDHPSKLPEADESVARLCDYHLAKRMSSLQSEGHFSLQSSQGSSVDAGCGTGSSGSACATPVESPLCPSLGKHLIPDTSGKGVNYIPSEERAPGLPNHGATFKELHPQTEGMCPRMTVPALHTAINTEPLFGTLRDGCHRLPKIKETTV
- the FRMPD4 gene encoding FERM and PDZ domain-containing protein 4 isoform X3: MDVFSFVKIAKLSSHRTKSSGWPPPSGPWSLNQVPPYGWEMTANRDGRDYFINHMTQAIPFDDPRLESCQIIPPAPRKVEMRRDPVLGFGFVAGSEKPVVVRSVTPGGPSEGKLIPGDQIVMINDEPVSAAPRERVIDLVRSCKESILLTVIQPYPSPKSAFISAAKKARLKSNPVKVRFSEEVIINGQVSETVKDNSLLFMPNVLKVYLENGQTKSFRFDCSTSIKDVILTLQEKLSIKGIEHFSLMLEQRTEGAGTKLLLLHEQETLTQVTQRPSSHKMRCLFRISFVPKDPIDLLRRDPVAFEYLYVQSCNDVVQERFGPELKYDIALRLAALQMYIATVTTKQTQKISLKYIEKEWGLETFLPSAVLQSMKEKNIKKALSHLVKANQNLVPPGKKLSALQAKVHYLKFLSDLRLYGGRVFKATLVQAEKRSEVTLLVGPRYGISHVINTKTNLVALLADFSHVNRIEMFSEEESLVRVELHVLDVKPITLLMESSDAMNLACLTAGYYRLLVDSRRSIFNMANKKNTATQETGTENKGKHNLLGPDWNCIPQMTTFIGEGEQEAQITYIDSKQKAVEITDSTMCPKEHRHLYIDNAYSSDGLNQQLSQPGEAPCEADYRSLAQRSLLTLSGPETLKKAQESPRGAKVSFIFGDFALDDGISPPTLGYETLLDESPEMLEKQRNLYISSANDMKGLDLTPDAEGIQFVENSVYANIGDVKSFQATEGIEEPLLHDICYAENTDDAEDEDEVSCEEDLVVGEMNQPAILNLSGSSDDIIDLTSLPPPEGDDNEDDFLLRSLNMAIAAPPPGFRDSSDEEDSQTQAASFPEDKEKGSSLQNDEIPVSLIDAVPTSTEGKCEKGLDNAVVSTLGALEALSVSEEQQTSDNSGVAILRAYSPESSSDSGNETNSSEMTESSELATAQKQSENLSRMFLATHEGYHPLAEEQTEFPASKTPAGGLPPKSSHALAARPATDLPPKVVPSKQLLHSDHMEMEPETMETKSVTDYFSKLHMGSVAYSCTSKRKSKLADGEGKAPSNANTTGKKQGTKTAEMEEDASGKFGTVSSRDSQHLSTFNLERTAFRKDSQRWYVAAEGGMAEKSGLEAASGKTFPRASGLGAREAEGKEEGAPDGEASDGSGLSQGDRFLTDMTCASSAKDLDNPEDADSSTCDHPSKLPEADESVARLCDYHLAKRMSSLQSEGHFSLQSSQGSSVDAGCGTGSSGSACATPVESPLCPSLGKHLIPDTSGKGVNYIPSEERAPGLPNHGATFKELHPQTEGMCPRMTVPALHTAINTEPLFGTLRDGCHRLPKIKETTALTEPGKERRGGMPSAWSQHPEADPILLPSNIHSESKVPIPNQDPNDFSQANQAYGEAVSWRPPDLRGGSLRTPPSQKALRHSSSILSGSVDLETFRERTKGAVSLKCPGITEAQEASSERRAELPLGRKLTKSFSQSSMHLSSEGRFHKRSPVALKDSKLYRTLPLRKLEGSNWRCRGPFSYCFLNRGQDEDGEEEEERGEATVQVSCLYRPRMTQAMPETSSPQVAAGIQKQGGELSRGSVLKVWAEDLSGPDDLDFSNLAFDARIARINALKESTYAMPDGFLAAQNDANELLCLVRATKEKREESRPEAYDLTLSQYKQLLSIESRQLGSACRKMAMAEKSPEEMLLAMTSSFQVLCCLTEACMRLVKVVNSETQRQEIVGKIDEVVINYICLLKAAEAATGKNPGDPNVGLSARHSTTMAALVSTLTRSLKRLLNK
- the FRMPD4 gene encoding FERM and PDZ domain-containing protein 4 isoform X4 produces the protein MAATWSLLCLSHRTKSSGWPPPSGPWSLNQVPPYGWEMTANRDGRDYFINHMTQAIPFDDPRLESCQIIPPAPRKVEMRRDPVLGFGFVAGSEKPVVVRSVTPGGPSEGKLIPGDQIVMINDEPVSAAPRERVIDLVRSCKESILLTVIQPYPSPKSAFISAAKKARLKSNPVKVRFSEEVIINGQVSETVKDNSLLFMPNVLKVYLENGQTKSFRFDCSTSIKDVILTLQEKLSIKGIEHFSLMLEQRTEGAGTKLLLLHEQETLTQVTQRPSSHKMRCLFRISFVPKDPIDLLRRDPVAFEYLYVQSCNDVVQERFGPELKYDIALRLAALQMYIATVTTKQTQKISLKYIEKEWGLETFLPSAVLQSMKEKNIKKALSHLVKANQNLVPPGKKLSALQAKVHYLKFLSDLRLYGGRVFKATLVQAEKRSEVTLLVGPRYGISHVINTKTNLVALLADFSHVNRIEMFSEEESLVRVELHVLDVKPITLLMESSDAMNLACLTAGYYRLLVDSRRSIFNMANKKNTATQETGTENKGKHNLLGPDWNCIPQMTTFIGEGEQEAQITYIDSKQKAVEITDSTMCPKEHRHLYIDNAYSSDGLNQQLSQPGEAPCEADYRSLAQRSLLTLSGPETLKKAQESPRGAKVSFIFGDFALDDGISPPTLGYETLLDESPEMLEKQRNLYISSANDMKGLDLTPDAEGIQFVENSVYANIGDVKSFQATEGIEEPLLHDICYAENTDDAEDEDEVSCEEDLVVGEMNQPAILNLSGSSDDIIDLTSLPPPEGDDNEDDFLLRSLNMAIAAPPPGFRDSSDEEDSQTQAASFPEDKEKGSSLQNDEIPVSLIDAVPTSTEGKCEKGLDNAVVSTLGALEALSVSEEQQTSDNSGVAILRAYSPESSSDSGNETNSSEMTESSELATAQKQSENLSRMFLATHEGYHPLAEEQTEFPASKTPAGGLPPKSSHALAARPATDLPPKVVPSKQLLHSDHMEMEPETMETKSVTDYFSKLHMGSVAYSCTSKRKSKLADGEGKAPSNANTTGKKQGTKTAEMEEDASGKFGTVSSRDSQHLSTFNLERTAFRKDSQRWYVAAEGGMAEKSGLEAASGKTFPRASGLGAREAEGKEEGAPDGEASDGSGLSQGDRFLTDMTCASSAKDLDNPEDADSSTCDHPSKLPEADESVARLCDYHLAKRMSSLQSEGHFSLQSSQGSSVDAGCGTGSSGSACATPVESPLCPSLGKHLIPDTSGKGVNYIPSEERAPGLPNHGATFKELHPQTEGMCPRMTVPALHTAINTEPLFGTLRDGCHRLPKIKETTALTEPGKERRGGMPSAWSQHPEADPILLPSNIHSESKVPIPNQDPNDFSQANQAYGEAVSWRPPDLRGGSLRTPPSQKALRHSSSILSGSVDLETFRERTKGAVSLKCPGITEAQEASSERRAELPLGRKLTKSFSQSSMHLSSEGRFHKRSPVALKDSKLYRTLPLRKLEGSNWRCRGPFSYCFLNRGQDEDGEEEEERGEATVQVSCLYRPRMTQAMPETSSPQVAAGIQKQGGELSRGSVLKVWAEDLSGPDDLDFSNLAFDARIARINALKESTYAMPDGFLAAQNDANELLCLVRATKEKREESRPEAYDLTLSQYKQLLSIESRQLGSACRKMAMAEKSPEEMLLAMTSSFQVLCCLTEACMRLVKVVNSETQRQEIVGKIDEVVINYICLLKAAEAATGKNPGDPNVGLSARHSTTMAALVSTLTRSLKRLLNK